A single genomic interval of Aedes aegypti strain LVP_AGWG chromosome 1, AaegL5.0 Primary Assembly, whole genome shotgun sequence harbors:
- the LOC5564076 gene encoding protein CWC15 homolog, with protein MTTAARPTFDPARGGSGRGEKDLSALSKQYSSRDLPSHTKLKYRDPGQGTSEELRSRDFREELEKRERESKSGKGAVSGGAPSSVVRRAIEANSASGSKRQKVDAAPQNLDADDPVDSDNSDSDSDEDDTAALLAELNKIKRERAQETAKKELEKRQEDERIRMENILSGNPLLNYASTAKAELKVKRRWDDDVVFKNCARSEPDKKTNQFINDSLRSEFHKKFMDKYIK; from the exons ATGACCACCGCAGCTCGGCCAACCTTCGATCCGGCCCGTGGCGGAAGTGGCCGGGGCGAAAAGGATCTCAGCGCCCTGTCCAAACAGTACAGCAGTCGGGATCTTCCGTCGCACACTAAACTCAAATACAG AGATCCCGGTCAGGGCACCTCGGAGGAACTGCGCAGCCGTGACTTCCGTGAGGAGTTGGAGAAACGCGAACGCGAGAGCAAATCCGGCAAGGGAGCGGTCTCGGGTGGCGCCCCGTCTTCCGTGGTCAGGCGAGCGATCGAAGCCAACAGCGCTTCGGGAAGCAAACGGCAGAAGGTAGACGCAGCGCCCCAGAATCTGGATGCGGACGATCCGGTCGACAGCGACAACTCGGATTCCGACTCGGACGAAGACGACACGGCGGCTCTGTTGGCCGAATTGAACAAGATCAAGCGGGAACGGGCCCAGGAAACGGCCAAGAAGGAGCTGGAGAAGCGCCAGGAAGACGAGAGGATTCGCATGGAGAACATCCTTTCCGGAAATCCGCTGCTGAATTACGCGTCCACGGCCAAGGCGGAACTGAAGGTGAAACGACGGTGGGATGACGATGTGGTGTTCAAGAATTGCGCCCGATCCGAGCCGGACAAGAAGACCAACCAGTTCATTAACGATTCGCTGCGATCCGAGTTCCACAAGAAGTTCATGGATAAGTATATTAAGTAA